In one Echinicola marina genomic region, the following are encoded:
- a CDS encoding DUF779 domain-containing protein gives MAYQRLGISDAAKSLIDQLKTDHGPLMFHQSGGCCDGSSPMCYAKGEFKTGASDVWMGNVHGCDFFMSKDQFEYWKHTHLTLDVTDGRGASFSLEIPYGKRFMIRSRMLTEEELADLEPVKSGEL, from the coding sequence AGGAATTAGCGATGCAGCAAAATCATTAATAGACCAACTAAAAACTGACCATGGCCCCTTGATGTTTCATCAAAGCGGGGGTTGCTGTGATGGTTCCAGCCCCATGTGCTATGCCAAGGGAGAATTCAAGACAGGAGCTTCAGATGTCTGGATGGGCAATGTGCATGGTTGTGATTTCTTCATGTCCAAGGACCAGTTTGAATACTGGAAACACACCCATCTGACCTTGGATGTCACCGATGGCCGAGGGGCCAGTTTCTCCCTAGAAATCCCCTATGGCAAAAGATTTATGATCCGCAGCCGAATGCTCACTGAAGAAGAGCTAGCCGATCTGGAACCAGTTAAAAGTGGGGAATTATAG